A single window of Methanomassiliicoccaceae archaeon DNA harbors:
- a CDS encoding L-threonylcarbamoyladenylate synthase, which translates to MKILRCNSGNELDETTMSAVAIAAEDIAAGRLVVYPTETVYGIGADVFNQKAVKKVFMAKNRPFDMPLSVAVTDKKMMEQVAVLNENADRLIDAFLPGPLTIIIKKNTQISDMVTAGSDKVGVRIPDNPIALELIRRCGPIVATSANAHSHPDAIVVDSAIKDLGDKVETYLDSGQSSLGKPSTIVWLFKGEVEIVRQGAISREQIEEALRC; encoded by the coding sequence ATGAAGATCCTAAGATGTAATTCGGGAAATGAATTGGACGAAACCACCATGTCTGCCGTAGCTATTGCGGCAGAAGACATCGCCGCGGGAAGGCTCGTGGTATACCCTACCGAAACGGTATACGGAATAGGCGCTGACGTCTTCAACCAGAAGGCCGTGAAAAAAGTATTTATGGCCAAGAACAGGCCGTTCGACATGCCACTCTCCGTCGCTGTAACAGACAAGAAGATGATGGAACAGGTCGCCGTTCTGAATGAGAATGCGGACAGGTTGATCGATGCGTTCCTTCCAGGTCCCCTCACAATTATAATCAAAAAGAATACGCAGATATCCGACATGGTCACCGCCGGGTCCGATAAGGTAGGCGTGCGCATTCCCGACAATCCGATAGCTCTCGAACTCATAAGGCGTTGCGGCCCGATCGTTGCGACATCGGCGAACGCGCACTCCCATCCCGACGCGATCGTCGTTGATTCCGCGATCAAGGACCTGGGCGACAAAGTCGAAACATATCTTGATTCTGGCCAGTCATCGCTCGGAAAGCCGTCGACCATCGTTTGGCTCTTCAAGGGAGAGGTCGAGATCGTCCGTCAGGGTGCGATATCCAGGGAGCAGATAGAGGAGGCTTTGCGTTGCTGA
- the nifB gene encoding nitrogenase cofactor biosynthesis protein NifB — MDREEDIRKALDAHPCYNEEAHLKFARMHLPVAPKCNIQCNYCNRRYDCSNESRPGVTSEVLSPRQAADKVKFVLEKIPNLKVLGIAGPGDPLANEETFETLKLIKEEYPELTSCVSTNGLMLPKRAQELYDLGVRFLTVTMNAATPDVGERIYGSVIWEGHRLSGRSAAEKLIGNQKEGIRMCAELGMVVKVNIVMVPGINDVQIPELVSEVKNLGAYIVNILPLIPVAGTKFENMRAPTPSERKNMMDLCSADARMMRHCRQCRADAIGLLGEDRSSEFVHIGNCAAGCGPSKERIANITIEEPDKEEVLVAVATTDGKNVDSGFGNAKMFRIYASDGNTVRFVRDVKAIEDAPVAGQRHKDRISSTADLLEGCKAVAVSEIGHMPENVLISRGIAVVIAHTDADTAAAEAAAAVLQ, encoded by the coding sequence ATGGACCGGGAGGAAGATATCAGAAAGGCTTTGGATGCCCATCCTTGCTATAATGAGGAGGCCCACCTTAAATTTGCTAGGATGCATCTTCCCGTTGCTCCCAAGTGCAATATTCAGTGCAATTACTGCAACCGAAGGTACGACTGTTCCAACGAATCGCGTCCGGGCGTTACCAGTGAGGTCCTGTCCCCCAGGCAGGCCGCCGATAAGGTCAAATTCGTCCTGGAGAAGATCCCGAACCTCAAGGTGTTGGGAATCGCCGGTCCGGGCGACCCGCTGGCGAACGAAGAAACCTTCGAGACCCTGAAACTAATAAAAGAGGAATATCCGGAACTGACGTCATGCGTTTCCACCAACGGCCTTATGTTGCCGAAACGTGCACAGGAGCTCTACGATCTCGGCGTAAGGTTCCTTACCGTCACGATGAACGCCGCGACCCCCGATGTCGGCGAACGGATCTACGGCTCCGTCATCTGGGAAGGACATAGGCTTTCCGGAAGGAGTGCTGCCGAGAAGCTTATCGGAAACCAGAAGGAAGGCATCAGGATGTGTGCCGAACTGGGAATGGTCGTCAAGGTGAACATAGTCATGGTCCCCGGAATCAACGACGTTCAGATACCCGAACTTGTCTCCGAAGTTAAAAATCTCGGAGCTTACATCGTCAACATCCTGCCACTGATACCGGTGGCCGGGACAAAGTTCGAGAACATGCGCGCTCCCACTCCTTCGGAAAGGAAGAATATGATGGACCTCTGCTCTGCCGATGCGCGCATGATGAGGCACTGCAGACAGTGCCGTGCAGATGCCATAGGTCTGCTGGGCGAAGATCGTTCCTCGGAATTTGTCCATATAGGTAACTGCGCCGCTGGGTGCGGTCCTTCAAAGGAAAGAATAGCCAATATAACCATCGAAGAACCCGACAAAGAAGAAGTTCTTGTGGCGGTCGCAACGACGGACGGTAAGAACGTGGACAGCGGCTTTGGTAACGCAAAGATGTTCAGGATCTATGCTTCCGACGGAAATACCGTGAGATTCGTCAGAGATGTGAAGGCTATTGAAGACGCGCCTGTGGCGGGCCAACGGCACAAGGACCGTATTTCCTCTACCGCCGACCTGCTAGAGGGCTGCAAAGCTGTTGCAGTGTCGGAGATCGGGCACATGCCGGAGAATGTTCTTATCTCAAGGGGCATCGCCGTTGTTATTGCACACACCGATGCCGATACGGCCGCAGCCGAAGCCGCCGCCGCGGTGTTGCAATAA
- a CDS encoding DUF61 family protein → MDRYTGFVGSILSECNSNIPVSRRTLIDHLENGDYFYRTRSGEVFDMDPLELKGIADICTDAEKVRLRIPIIVSTDTSAEGGAWKVDGETETSVMSKILGKRPYRTDMLRFYNPNLADLRRKYPTAVVLAFIP, encoded by the coding sequence ATGGACCGATACACAGGGTTTGTGGGATCGATATTGTCAGAGTGCAACTCGAACATCCCGGTCTCCCGCCGAACCTTGATCGACCATTTGGAAAATGGAGATTATTTTTATCGGACCCGCAGCGGAGAGGTCTTCGACATGGACCCATTGGAACTCAAGGGGATCGCCGATATTTGCACCGATGCCGAGAAGGTCAGGCTCCGGATACCGATCATAGTAAGCACGGACACCTCGGCCGAGGGCGGAGCATGGAAGGTGGACGGCGAGACGGAGACTTCGGTGATGTCCAAGATCCTGGGCAAACGTCCGTACAGAACGGATATGTTACGATTTTACAACCCAAATCTTGCCGATCTACGCCGGAAATACCCCACTGCGGTGGTGCTGGCCTTCATTCCGTGA
- a CDS encoding catalase, which produces MEDKNDDEKKKLTNEVGAPVADNEHVLTAGPRGPMMMQDVWFFEKMGHFNREVIPERRMHAKGSGAFGTFTATRDVSDYTKAKVFEKGKKTDMFVRFSTVAGERGAADAERDIRGFAMKFYTEGGNWDLVGNNTPVFFLRDPLKFPDLNHAVKRDPRTNMRSPQNNWDFWTLLPEAFHQVTIVMSDRGIPASYRHMHGFGSHTFSLYNDKNERVWAKFHFKTQQGIRNLTNEEAAKVVAQDRESHQRDLYEAIERGDFPKWKMYFQIMTEEQALARDIDPFDVTTVWSHKEYPLIEVGTMELNRNPDNYFAQVEQAAFSPAHIVPGIGLSPDKLLQGRLFSYADAQRYRLGVNSDQIPVNMSKVPVHAYHRDGMMRVDGNYGSTKGYQPNSYDEWADQNEYREPPDRTYGDIYHYDPKDYATDNCFKQGGDLWRLIPESEKAVLIKNTATDMAVVTKNVKYRHATHCYLADPEYGERMSRALDLDFETVKRYSKLDHEGLAKATK; this is translated from the coding sequence TTGGAAGACAAAAACGACGACGAGAAGAAGAAATTGACCAATGAGGTCGGTGCGCCGGTTGCCGACAACGAACACGTGCTCACGGCAGGGCCAAGGGGCCCCATGATGATGCAGGACGTTTGGTTCTTCGAGAAGATGGGTCACTTCAACCGGGAAGTAATACCCGAACGCAGAATGCATGCCAAAGGAAGCGGTGCGTTCGGTACGTTCACGGCGACGCGCGATGTCTCCGATTATACTAAGGCCAAAGTCTTCGAGAAGGGCAAGAAGACCGATATGTTCGTAAGATTCTCCACTGTAGCGGGTGAGCGCGGTGCCGCCGACGCGGAACGCGACATACGTGGTTTTGCAATGAAATTCTACACCGAAGGGGGGAACTGGGACCTTGTCGGCAACAATACGCCTGTTTTCTTCCTCCGCGATCCTTTGAAATTTCCGGACCTGAATCACGCCGTCAAGCGCGACCCCAGAACGAACATGCGCTCTCCGCAGAACAACTGGGATTTCTGGACGCTTCTCCCCGAAGCGTTCCATCAGGTCACAATAGTCATGTCGGACCGCGGAATACCTGCATCATATAGACACATGCACGGATTCGGAAGCCACACGTTCAGTTTATACAACGATAAGAATGAGAGGGTGTGGGCTAAGTTCCACTTCAAGACCCAGCAGGGGATCAGGAACCTTACCAACGAGGAGGCGGCAAAGGTGGTGGCCCAGGACCGCGAGAGCCACCAGAGGGACCTGTACGAAGCGATAGAACGCGGCGACTTCCCTAAGTGGAAGATGTATTTCCAGATCATGACCGAGGAGCAGGCCTTAGCCAGGGACATAGACCCATTCGACGTCACGACCGTCTGGAGCCATAAAGAATATCCGCTGATCGAGGTTGGGACGATGGAACTGAACCGCAACCCCGACAACTACTTCGCACAGGTCGAACAGGCAGCGTTCAGCCCTGCCCATATAGTCCCGGGAATCGGGCTTTCGCCGGACAAACTGTTGCAGGGCAGGCTTTTCTCATATGCCGACGCCCAGCGCTACCGCCTCGGAGTCAACAGCGACCAGATACCTGTCAATATGTCTAAGGTCCCGGTGCACGCATACCACCGCGACGGCATGATGAGGGTAGACGGCAACTACGGCTCCACCAAAGGATATCAGCCCAACTCGTACGACGAGTGGGCTGATCAGAACGAGTACCGCGAACCGCCGGACAGGACATATGGTGACATATATCACTATGATCCCAAAGACTACGCTACCGACAACTGCTTCAAACAGGGCGGGGACCTGTGGAGGCTGATACCGGAGAGCGAGAAGGCCGTTCTGATAAAGAACACCGCAACGGACATGGCTGTCGTAACTAAAAACGTAAAGTACCGCCACGCGACCCACTGCTACCTTGCAGACCCGGAGTACGGCGAACGCATGAGCAGAGCCTTAGATCTCGACTTCGAGACGGTAAAGAGGTATTCAAAGCTAGACCACGAGGGATTGGCAAAGGCGACCAAATGA
- a CDS encoding prephenate dehydrogenase/arogenate dehydrogenase family protein, with translation MENIEDLRSGMRRIDDGIMELIGERLKISEKMGVIKAAAGKGVRDVAVERTTLERFRALADMVGLSPEAAEDICRILTEQSIGIQASVPRGSSKRKSIAIIGGHGQMGRMMQRLLGRSDHEIVIIDPAAKNGRSLGDAADADIVIVSVPISSVSGVLRDLDGICREDALIFDISSLKSPFLHVLKDMASRRRVCSVHPMFGPSVRSMHGRNLIVCDCGSDEAANMAVELMKDQGADIRVIPVDQHDMYMSYVLGLSHIVNIAFFTVLERSGISFGEMCSVASTTFDKMIDTNMSVALEDPHLYYEIQHLNVNRNKMLSELGDAIRAVSDAALSDDSEEFSNLMLRGRSYLEE, from the coding sequence ATGGAAAACATAGAGGACCTCAGGTCGGGAATGCGCCGGATAGATGACGGCATCATGGAGCTGATAGGCGAGAGGCTGAAGATATCGGAGAAGATGGGCGTCATCAAGGCCGCCGCCGGCAAGGGCGTACGCGACGTGGCCGTTGAAAGGACCACGCTTGAAAGGTTCAGGGCACTGGCAGACATGGTGGGGCTGAGCCCGGAGGCCGCAGAGGACATCTGCAGGATACTGACGGAACAGTCGATCGGCATCCAGGCCTCGGTCCCCAGGGGATCGTCAAAAAGGAAAAGTATTGCGATAATAGGGGGACATGGGCAGATGGGGAGGATGATGCAGCGTCTGCTCGGCAGGTCCGACCATGAAATAGTCATCATCGATCCTGCAGCAAAAAACGGCAGGAGCCTCGGGGACGCCGCTGATGCGGACATCGTTATCGTATCCGTCCCCATATCCTCCGTCTCCGGAGTGCTCCGCGATCTAGACGGGATCTGTCGCGAGGATGCGCTGATATTCGATATATCGTCCTTGAAATCGCCGTTCCTACACGTGCTCAAGGATATGGCTTCCAGAAGACGCGTATGCTCTGTCCATCCGATGTTCGGGCCATCTGTCCGTTCCATGCACGGCCGTAACCTGATAGTATGCGACTGCGGTTCAGATGAAGCGGCGAATATGGCCGTGGAACTGATGAAAGACCAGGGCGCAGACATCAGGGTGATACCGGTGGACCAGCACGACATGTACATGTCCTACGTGCTGGGACTGAGCCATATAGTCAATATTGCCTTCTTCACCGTCCTGGAGAGGAGCGGCATCTCGTTCGGGGAGATGTGCTCCGTGGCCTCGACCACGTTCGACAAGATGATAGATACCAATATGTCGGTAGCTTTGGAGGACCCGCACCTGTACTACGAGATACAGCATCTCAACGTCAATCGCAACAAGATGCTCTCCGAACTCGGGGACGCCATCCGAGCGGTCAGCGATGCGGCCCTCTCTGACGATTCGGAGGAATTCAGCAACCTTATGCTGAGGGGACGCAGCTACTTGGAAGAGTGA
- a CDS encoding MBL fold metallo-hydrolase: protein MTIYRLGSFVPYDSNMFLIIGERTMLIDTGSGTVSGPIIEYIANLLNGRRLDALILTHRHYDHIGGLKDIVPAFRPTVFAGSRDADAIRKGGKDRISGMDLMPCPAEVHELSEGNIIDLGGHVMKVIETPGHTEGCICLYDTETHALFSGDTVFSNGVGRTDFRGGNIDDLRASLYKLKELDINGLYPGHGPCMERGGKEAIINGFRYTGE from the coding sequence ATGACGATATACCGGTTAGGTTCTTTCGTTCCCTATGATTCCAACATGTTTTTGATCATAGGAGAGCGCACCATGCTAATTGATACAGGGTCCGGAACTGTTTCCGGCCCGATCATCGAATATATCGCCAATCTTCTTAACGGAAGGAGGCTAGATGCGCTCATCCTCACACACCGCCACTATGATCACATAGGCGGTCTAAAAGACATTGTCCCGGCGTTCCGTCCAACGGTATTCGCCGGTTCCAGGGACGCTGACGCAATACGTAAGGGCGGCAAGGACAGGATCTCCGGCATGGACCTGATGCCCTGTCCTGCAGAGGTCCATGAGCTTTCGGAGGGGAACATAATAGATCTGGGAGGGCACGTTATGAAAGTAATCGAGACTCCCGGACACACCGAAGGTTGCATATGCCTCTACGATACGGAGACCCATGCCCTGTTCTCGGGCGACACGGTTTTTTCCAACGGTGTCGGCCGCACGGACTTCAGGGGCGGGAATATCGACGACCTCAGGGCGTCGCTTTACAAATTAAAAGAACTTGATATCAACGGCCTTTATCCTGGCCACGGACCGTGCATGGAGCGCGGAGGCAAGGAAGCTATTATCAACGGATTCAGATACACGGGTGAATAA
- a CDS encoding 2-amino-3,7-dideoxy-D-threo-hept-6-ulosonate synthase: protein MLARSTVRNMFGKNVRMERIIDRKTGNCVIVPMDHGISIGPTDGLIDMKHTVNAVANGGATAVLMHKGLVRHGYRGGGHDIGLILHLSASTNMGDTNNSKVLVAGVSEALKMGADAISMHINFGAETEPEMLRDLGSLSRECEEWGMPLLVMAYPRGPKIENSYDPALVAHSARAAAELGADIVKCSYTGDIDSFRDVVRGALVPVVIAGGPKMSSDLEMLTMVRDSIDAGGRGVSIGRNIFQHKDVEGITRAITDIVLRDASVEEAIRGIKKK from the coding sequence ATGTTAGCACGTAGCACGGTTAGGAATATGTTCGGAAAAAACGTCAGAATGGAAAGAATAATAGATAGGAAAACAGGCAACTGCGTCATAGTGCCCATGGACCATGGAATATCGATAGGACCTACCGACGGCCTGATCGATATGAAGCATACTGTAAACGCCGTCGCCAACGGGGGTGCGACTGCAGTGCTTATGCATAAGGGCCTGGTCCGCCACGGTTACCGCGGCGGGGGCCATGACATCGGGCTGATATTGCACCTGTCGGCGTCCACTAATATGGGCGACACCAACAACAGCAAGGTTTTGGTCGCCGGCGTGTCCGAGGCCCTGAAGATGGGTGCCGATGCCATCTCTATGCACATTAATTTCGGTGCCGAGACAGAACCGGAGATGCTCCGCGACCTCGGAAGCCTGTCTCGAGAATGCGAAGAGTGGGGGATGCCTCTGCTGGTGATGGCATACCCCCGCGGACCTAAGATCGAAAACTCATACGACCCTGCCCTCGTGGCGCATAGTGCCAGGGCCGCCGCGGAGCTGGGTGCTGACATCGTAAAATGCAGCTACACCGGCGACATCGATTCCTTCAGAGATGTGGTCAGGGGAGCCCTTGTCCCGGTGGTGATAGCCGGAGGGCCGAAGATGTCATCGGACCTGGAGATGCTGACGATGGTGAGGGACTCCATCGATGCGGGCGGACGCGGTGTGTCCATCGGTCGCAACATCTTCCAGCACAAGGACGTGGAAGGCATCACCCGCGCTATAACCGATATCGTGCTGAGAGATGCTAGCGTGGAAGAGGCTATTAGGGGCATCAAGAAAAAATAA
- the map gene encoding type II methionyl aminopeptidase, whose protein sequence is MLTESELSKLRKAGKVSAEAREIGLGMIRPGVKLYNVAQEVEGYIREKGCGLAFPCNISINEIAAHYTPSVADKKVFELGDVVKVDCGAEIDGWVGDTAGTAEAGTGRYTKLIQSSKRARDTVAEFVGGGCSLREIGGVVETSITQDGFRPIRNLCGHQIAQYILHAGMSVPSYDNGDKTTIPLGTILAVEPFATNGSGEVINGPPGNIVRILREREIEDPATKEFFEYVKGEFKSFAFCARSCDFPNAEKHVNALIRRGVLSSYAQLIEAKKGIVSQHEYTFYVSGDRAEVTTLP, encoded by the coding sequence TTGCTGACCGAGAGCGAACTTTCTAAACTAAGAAAAGCAGGCAAAGTGTCCGCCGAGGCCCGTGAGATCGGGCTCGGCATGATACGGCCGGGCGTTAAGCTGTACAATGTAGCCCAGGAGGTAGAGGGATACATCAGGGAGAAAGGTTGCGGACTCGCTTTCCCATGCAACATAAGCATAAACGAGATCGCCGCGCATTACACTCCCAGCGTTGCGGATAAGAAGGTCTTCGAGCTGGGAGATGTAGTCAAGGTAGACTGTGGCGCCGAGATAGACGGATGGGTCGGAGATACGGCGGGCACTGCCGAGGCGGGAACCGGAAGATACACTAAACTTATTCAGTCTTCGAAACGCGCCAGGGATACGGTTGCCGAGTTCGTCGGCGGCGGGTGTTCGTTGCGTGAAATCGGCGGCGTGGTCGAGACGAGCATCACTCAGGACGGATTCCGTCCTATCCGAAACCTATGCGGACATCAGATCGCGCAGTACATCCTTCATGCAGGGATGTCGGTCCCCAGTTACGATAACGGCGACAAGACGACCATACCTCTGGGAACAATACTGGCTGTGGAGCCATTCGCTACCAATGGTTCAGGGGAAGTCATCAATGGACCGCCCGGAAACATTGTGCGCATACTGAGGGAGAGGGAGATAGAGGATCCGGCAACGAAGGAGTTTTTCGAGTACGTGAAAGGCGAGTTCAAATCGTTTGCGTTCTGTGCCAGGAGCTGTGACTTTCCCAATGCGGAAAAGCACGTGAATGCATTGATCCGCCGCGGAGTGCTCTCGAGCTACGCCCAGCTTATAGAGGCCAAAAAAGGGATAGTATCTCAGCATGAATACACATTCTACGTGTCTGGCGACCGGGCGGAAGTGACCACTCTTCCGTGA
- a CDS encoding MFS transporter, protein MFAILLAAYFFVYLHRMSVAVVGRDIVEEVGGNIGYLSSVYFWTYAAMQIPCGMLSDRFGPRKVSFIFLTIAAAGSAVTAFGDTFGFVAIGKMMIAAGMAAVYIPMMKFVATWFPSHYFPQLNGIIIAVGNIGAISATVPLAVAVSNFGWRGTFILLAIITVIIAVLCLALLKDRPDDAPAKQNKIGMVEGLKTVFAGGRKFWPMALAYFLVYGSIMVFQGTWSKVYFDSVYGFTVLSVWLVAMIGIGKIVSTVLVGIMAGRKIISSKRIMMLLGNVGFATVWLAVWIFAGKMDSALFWGAVCTLFGFFGGFMTLSFSQVKEWFPVSIAGTSVAAMNVFLFLGASVWTTVAGAIIGTSYTLENFSAVWGIMFVGSLVAVAAVYVSKENKQ, encoded by the coding sequence ATGTTTGCCATCCTTCTTGCGGCTTATTTCTTTGTATACCTGCATCGGATGTCTGTCGCCGTCGTCGGACGCGATATCGTCGAAGAGGTCGGGGGCAACATCGGATATCTGAGCTCCGTGTACTTCTGGACATACGCAGCGATGCAGATACCCTGTGGAATGTTGTCCGATAGGTTCGGACCCAGAAAGGTGTCTTTCATTTTCCTCACAATAGCAGCTGCAGGTTCTGCGGTCACGGCGTTCGGAGACACCTTCGGTTTTGTCGCTATAGGAAAGATGATGATAGCCGCGGGCATGGCCGCAGTCTACATTCCAATGATGAAGTTTGTCGCGACATGGTTTCCTTCCCATTATTTCCCACAGCTTAACGGAATTATCATCGCGGTCGGCAATATAGGCGCCATTTCCGCTACTGTGCCGTTGGCCGTGGCCGTCTCCAATTTCGGATGGAGGGGCACTTTCATACTGCTAGCCATAATCACGGTCATAATAGCCGTGCTGTGCCTCGCTCTGCTGAAGGACCGCCCTGACGACGCTCCCGCTAAGCAGAATAAGATAGGGATGGTCGAAGGACTGAAGACGGTGTTCGCGGGAGGAAGGAAGTTCTGGCCGATGGCTCTGGCATATTTCCTCGTTTATGGTTCTATCATGGTGTTCCAGGGCACATGGTCCAAGGTCTATTTCGATTCCGTCTACGGATTTACGGTCCTTTCGGTATGGCTGGTCGCTATGATCGGTATCGGAAAGATAGTCAGCACGGTGCTGGTCGGAATAATGGCCGGCCGCAAGATCATCAGTTCGAAACGCATCATGATGCTTCTGGGCAATGTGGGCTTTGCCACGGTATGGTTGGCAGTTTGGATATTTGCAGGAAAAATGGACAGTGCCCTTTTCTGGGGTGCAGTGTGCACTCTTTTCGGATTCTTCGGCGGGTTCATGACGCTGTCGTTCTCCCAGGTCAAAGAGTGGTTCCCCGTATCGATAGCCGGAACTTCAGTGGCCGCGATGAACGTCTTCCTGTTCTTGGGGGCCTCTGTATGGACGACCGTGGCGGGGGCGATAATAGGCACCTCTTACACGTTGGAAAATTTCTCCGCCGTGTGGGGGATCATGTTCGTCGGATCGCTGGTGGCCGTGGCGGCAGTGTACGTGTCCAAAGAGAACAAGCAATGA
- a CDS encoding alanine--tRNA ligase codes for MKAQELREAYVEFFRQRGHAFIRSAPLIPENDPTVLFTTAGMHPLVPYLLGEKHPEGKRLVDYQKCIRTGDIEEVGDASHLTFFEMLGNWSLGDYFKKESITFSYDFLINVLKLRTEQISVTAFEGEGTIPRDDETAEIWNKLGIPKEQIYFYGRSDNWWGPAGQTGPCGPDTEIFFDDGRPKCDPKCGPSCHCGKFTEIWNNVFMEYFKDAEGRFTPLKQKNVDTGMGLERVLRIMNGQETVYDTELFAGIIGTIEEITGKDYADDKRAFRIIADHIRAATFIMGDGVVPAKVGQGYILRRLIRRASRYLSKLGVDGVEMCGICNVVINEYSASYPELERNRETILSSITAEEEKFHQTLRKGLRRFDEMAEGHVIGSTLDGEQVFRLYDTFGFPIELTKELAEERGFNVDIGDFERRFKDHQDVSRAGSDQKFKGGLADNSEETTKLHTATHLLNAALRKFVDPNIVQKGSNITAERLRFDFNLDRKVTPEELKQVQDFINDIIVRDIPVVCEEMPYEEAKEHHAMGVFQDKYGEKVKVYTIGDASCEICGGPHVNSTGEIGGFKIMKEESSAAGVRRIKAIVGKLD; via the coding sequence ATGAAGGCACAGGAGCTCAGAGAGGCGTACGTAGAATTCTTTAGACAGAGGGGCCACGCGTTCATCAGATCGGCTCCTCTTATACCGGAGAACGACCCCACCGTCTTGTTCACAACAGCAGGGATGCATCCGCTCGTACCCTATCTTCTCGGAGAGAAGCATCCTGAAGGAAAGCGGCTCGTCGATTACCAGAAATGCATAAGGACCGGCGACATCGAAGAGGTAGGCGACGCCAGCCACCTGACATTCTTCGAGATGCTCGGCAACTGGTCCCTGGGCGATTACTTCAAGAAAGAATCAATCACATTCAGCTATGATTTTCTCATCAACGTCCTGAAGCTCAGAACGGAACAGATATCCGTCACTGCTTTCGAAGGAGAGGGAACTATCCCCAGAGATGATGAGACGGCAGAAATCTGGAACAAGCTCGGGATTCCGAAAGAACAGATCTACTTCTATGGGCGCTCGGACAACTGGTGGGGCCCCGCGGGCCAGACCGGCCCGTGCGGCCCGGACACCGAGATCTTCTTCGACGACGGAAGACCGAAATGCGACCCGAAATGCGGACCTTCCTGTCACTGCGGCAAGTTCACAGAGATCTGGAACAACGTATTCATGGAATATTTCAAGGATGCCGAAGGAAGATTCACGCCCCTTAAACAAAAGAACGTAGATACCGGCATGGGGCTCGAAAGGGTCCTCAGGATAATGAATGGCCAGGAGACGGTCTATGACACGGAGCTCTTCGCCGGGATCATCGGGACCATTGAGGAAATTACGGGAAAGGATTACGCAGACGACAAGAGGGCGTTCCGTATCATCGCCGACCATATCAGGGCGGCCACGTTCATCATGGGCGACGGCGTCGTGCCCGCAAAAGTCGGTCAGGGTTACATTCTCAGAAGGCTCATCAGAAGGGCCAGCAGATATCTTTCGAAGCTGGGCGTCGACGGAGTCGAGATGTGCGGGATCTGCAATGTTGTGATCAACGAGTACAGCGCATCATATCCTGAGCTGGAAAGGAACAGGGAGACGATACTCTCGAGCATTACCGCCGAGGAGGAGAAATTCCATCAGACCCTCAGAAAGGGGCTCCGCAGGTTCGACGAGATGGCCGAAGGGCATGTGATCGGCAGTACGCTTGACGGAGAGCAGGTTTTCAGGCTATACGACACGTTCGGGTTCCCTATCGAGCTAACTAAGGAGCTGGCCGAGGAGAGGGGCTTCAATGTCGACATCGGCGATTTTGAACGCCGTTTCAAGGATCACCAGGATGTTTCTCGCGCCGGTTCGGACCAGAAGTTCAAGGGCGGGCTTGCTGACAACAGCGAGGAGACCACAAAGCTCCATACCGCAACCCACCTGCTCAACGCCGCGCTCAGGAAGTTCGTCGATCCGAACATAGTGCAGAAAGGCAGCAACATCACGGCGGAGAGGCTCAGGTTCGATTTCAACCTGGACAGGAAGGTTACGCCGGAAGAGCTGAAACAGGTCCAGGACTTCATCAATGACATTATAGTGCGCGACATACCGGTCGTGTGCGAGGAGATGCCGTACGAAGAGGCGAAGGAGCATCATGCCATGGGCGTCTTCCAGGACAAGTACGGCGAGAAGGTCAAGGTCTACACGATAGGTGACGCATCCTGCGAGATTTGCGGAGGCCCCCACGTCAACAGCACGGGCGAGATCGGTGGCTTCAAGATCATGAAGGAAGAGAGTTCTGCCGCCGGAGTTAGACGCATCAAGGCGATAGTTGGCAAGTTGGATTGA